The following coding sequences are from one Terriglobia bacterium window:
- a CDS encoding VWA domain-containing protein — MVVLAFSQAPQQPVQPVRTQRPTFQVESDLVVVDVTVRDRKGNLLGDLTKSDFKVYEDNVPQEIVTFSAENVPVGPQPAVVAAPGSPETTKPPAPVVNLALNPDQPPKKEDLEGKRLVILFFDLSSLGTEDLIRSVDTAHEFIAKQSGPQDLMAIATYSSALQLVQDFTNDRDVLLKTLDAISSPDSGDAAVEDLSDPDTSDDVFVPDTMQFNIFNTDRRLSALETLAKMYREFPERKSLLYFSSGVTTTGVENNAQIRSTVDNANRSNMSIYTVDSRGLVALPPGGGASARSAGGRGMFSGAAMMRQRSNLSSSQETLTTLAHDTGGQAFTDSNDLSLAIKQVQNDTHIYYVVGYFSTNAKEDGKYRKIRVEVTRPDLRVEHRPGYFASKAFGQLTQQERDLQLQQAMNVDRPFADVPVILQADYFRKDNSTTLVPISIELDGDGLKFEDKGANKEGKFEFVAQVADLKGRVTGVARDAVQVRLPAEKAERIKSGGIFYSTGFQLRPGDYRLKFLVRDNGTGKLGGFEQPISVPTLDLKKLDTSSIVLGSQLMSARGDAGSGVAHQGMMRRFQELGIAYDPLVIGNRKVVPSIGNVFLNRQTVYIFFQVYGAAADPQSQKPSIETYLMLLKDNTKILESQPELVQDWTKETAFTGFGGRGGAGFGGPGGMRGMGRGDRGGQAAGARGGQAAGARGALPTEDRKGEATVAISLPLKSLKKGTYTLQIHVRDTIADVNLFRRVPIVIQ, encoded by the coding sequence ATGGTGGTTCTGGCGTTTTCCCAAGCGCCGCAGCAACCCGTACAACCCGTCCGCACCCAGAGGCCGACTTTTCAAGTTGAATCCGACCTGGTGGTGGTCGACGTGACCGTCCGCGATCGGAAAGGGAACTTGCTTGGCGACCTCACGAAGAGCGATTTCAAGGTCTACGAAGACAATGTGCCCCAGGAGATCGTCACCTTTTCCGCAGAGAATGTGCCGGTCGGCCCCCAGCCGGCGGTGGTCGCGGCTCCCGGATCCCCAGAGACGACGAAACCGCCTGCTCCGGTCGTCAACCTTGCGCTCAACCCTGACCAACCGCCGAAAAAGGAGGATCTGGAAGGCAAGAGGCTGGTCATATTATTCTTCGACCTGAGCTCGTTGGGAACGGAGGATCTAATCCGCTCGGTGGATACGGCGCATGAGTTCATTGCCAAACAATCCGGCCCTCAGGATCTCATGGCGATCGCCACTTACAGCAGCGCATTGCAGCTTGTCCAGGATTTCACGAACGACCGCGATGTCTTGCTTAAAACTCTCGATGCGATCTCATCGCCCGATTCGGGAGATGCGGCGGTGGAAGATCTGAGTGACCCTGATACTTCCGACGATGTTTTTGTGCCCGACACCATGCAATTCAATATTTTCAATACCGACCGGCGGCTGTCCGCCCTGGAAACGCTGGCGAAAATGTACCGTGAGTTTCCCGAGCGCAAATCGCTGCTCTATTTCTCGAGCGGCGTAACGACCACCGGTGTCGAGAACAATGCTCAGATCCGATCCACCGTGGACAATGCCAATCGTTCGAACATGTCCATCTACACTGTGGATAGCCGGGGGCTGGTTGCTCTGCCGCCCGGCGGAGGAGCGTCCGCGAGAAGCGCGGGCGGCAGGGGTATGTTCAGCGGCGCCGCCATGATGCGCCAGAGATCGAATCTCTCCAGTTCTCAGGAGACGCTGACGACACTGGCGCACGACACGGGCGGCCAGGCTTTTACCGACTCGAACGACCTGAGCCTGGCCATCAAGCAGGTGCAAAACGACACGCATATTTACTACGTGGTGGGCTACTTCAGCACGAACGCGAAGGAGGATGGCAAATACCGCAAGATTCGAGTCGAAGTGACCCGACCCGACCTGAGGGTAGAGCACAGGCCGGGATATTTTGCATCGAAGGCCTTCGGCCAGCTCACCCAGCAGGAACGCGATCTGCAGCTTCAGCAGGCGATGAATGTGGACCGCCCCTTTGCGGATGTGCCGGTGATTCTGCAGGCCGATTATTTCCGGAAGGACAACAGTACCACCCTCGTGCCGATCTCGATCGAGCTCGACGGCGATGGCCTGAAATTTGAAGACAAGGGCGCCAACAAGGAGGGCAAATTCGAATTTGTAGCGCAGGTTGCAGATCTCAAGGGAAGAGTCACCGGAGTGGCGCGGGATGCAGTTCAGGTGCGGCTCCCCGCGGAGAAGGCCGAAAGGATCAAGTCCGGAGGGATTTTCTATTCGACCGGGTTTCAGCTCCGTCCCGGCGACTATAGGCTCAAGTTCCTGGTGCGCGACAATGGTACCGGGAAACTGGGAGGCTTCGAACAGCCGATCAGCGTGCCGACGCTGGATCTCAAGAAGCTTGATACCAGCTCTATTGTGTTGGGCAGCCAGCTCATGAGTGCCAGGGGAGACGCCGGTTCGGGTGTTGCGCATCAGGGCATGATGCGGAGATTCCAGGAGCTTGGCATCGCGTACGATCCCCTTGTGATTGGCAACCGGAAGGTCGTGCCGAGCATCGGCAACGTCTTCCTTAATCGGCAAACCGTATACATCTTCTTCCAGGTGTATGGCGCGGCGGCGGACCCACAGTCCCAGAAGCCTTCCATCGAGACCTACTTGATGCTCCTCAAGGACAACACCAAAATCCTGGAGTCGCAGCCCGAACTGGTGCAGGACTGGACGAAGGAAACGGCGTTTACGGGATTTGGCGGCAGGGGAGGCGCGGGATTCGGGGGACCCGGAGGCATGAGGGGCATGGGCCGCGGTGACAGGGGAGGCCAGGCAGCCGGGGCCAGGGGAGGCCAGGCAGCCGGGGCCAGGGGAGCACTGCCAACCGAGGACAGAAAAGGAGAGGCAACCGTCGCGATATCCCTGCCGTTGAAGAGTCTCAAGAAAGGCACCTACACTCTTCAGATCCACGTGCGGGATACGATCGCCGACGTAAACCTCTTCCGGCGTGTTCCTATCGTGATCCAGTAG
- a CDS encoding BamA/TamA family outer membrane protein translates to MMKGRRKILPIFVTWLLALACAQSLPGQDERIVTQEEVKKAAQPGWLLPLHIISYPHHLISSGMERGLISVEKHRLRERWQIYLDALRRRGILPVFGGTGEGTGFGGGLTYLAGAEKKSQFRMDLNITTTNYEEFDLSVAEVLGPSKLYLEGSYQWRPQENFYGLGHSSLEGQRTNFALRQTWTGVRYEVVPVRWVQAGTEYKWAWLTALPGTNPAFSSPDVYFPNLPGFGTQTRLQSVGTYLALNALRREYQLGGSLHLGASYQKGLGRSNLLKYYSYEIQMEGRLPLASERSALVGQANLEFTRRSANSDPIPFYLLPHIGGSSTLRGFRLDRFYGTNLFLLSLEYRYRLHPNLQAIPFFDEGQIFDQTSDLTWLNWHRNYGLAFRYRAGVDKGTVVRVEFGHSSEGFQFHVSFGDRVRPPLWGPIRYGAYKR, encoded by the coding sequence ATGATGAAGGGCCGACGCAAAATTCTTCCGATCTTCGTGACCTGGCTTCTGGCGCTGGCATGCGCTCAGAGTCTGCCGGGACAGGACGAGAGAATCGTCACACAGGAAGAGGTCAAGAAAGCTGCGCAGCCCGGTTGGCTGTTGCCCCTCCACATAATCTCCTATCCTCATCACCTTATTTCCTCCGGAATGGAACGCGGCCTCATCAGTGTGGAAAAGCACCGCCTGCGGGAGCGCTGGCAAATATATCTCGACGCGTTGCGCAGGCGCGGGATCCTGCCTGTGTTCGGAGGAACGGGAGAAGGAACCGGCTTCGGAGGCGGGCTCACATACTTGGCTGGGGCAGAGAAGAAGAGCCAGTTCCGCATGGATCTGAACATCACGACCACGAACTACGAAGAGTTCGATCTGTCCGTGGCGGAGGTTCTGGGGCCGAGCAAGCTGTATCTCGAGGGTTCATACCAATGGCGGCCACAAGAGAATTTCTACGGGCTGGGGCACAGCTCGCTGGAGGGCCAGCGCACCAACTTTGCCCTGCGCCAGACCTGGACCGGTGTGCGATACGAAGTTGTTCCGGTTCGATGGGTGCAGGCCGGCACCGAATACAAGTGGGCCTGGCTGACGGCACTCCCGGGAACAAATCCGGCATTTTCATCACCCGACGTGTACTTCCCGAATCTTCCCGGCTTCGGTACCCAGACCAGGCTGCAAAGCGTGGGCACGTATCTAGCCTTGAATGCCCTCCGCAGAGAGTATCAGCTCGGAGGCTCTCTTCATCTGGGCGCCTCCTACCAGAAGGGGCTTGGAAGGAGCAACCTCCTCAAATATTACAGCTATGAAATCCAGATGGAGGGGCGGCTGCCCCTGGCTTCGGAGCGCAGCGCACTTGTCGGTCAGGCCAACCTCGAGTTCACTCGCAGAAGCGCCAACAGCGATCCGATCCCATTTTATCTCTTGCCGCATATCGGCGGCTCATCGACCTTGCGCGGCTTTCGACTGGATCGCTTTTACGGCACCAACCTCTTCCTGCTTTCCCTGGAGTACCGCTACCGTCTGCATCCTAATCTCCAGGCAATTCCTTTCTTCGATGAAGGCCAGATTTTCGACCAAACCTCCGATCTGACCTGGCTGAACTGGCACCGGAATTACGGCCTCGCATTTCGCTACCGTGCAGGGGTTGATAAAGGCACGGTAGTGCGCGTCGAGTTTGGCCACAGCAGCGAAGGCTTTCAGTTCCACGTTTCTTTCGGCGATCGGGTGCGACCACCGCTGTGGGGCCCGATTCGCTACGGAGCCTACAAGCGATGA